One part of the Sciurus carolinensis chromosome 6, mSciCar1.2, whole genome shotgun sequence genome encodes these proteins:
- the Psd2 gene encoding PH and SEC7 domain-containing protein 2 isoform X1, producing the protein MEAAAAMDEDKLPSTLPEEGSATWDPSLASEEEPGVQNGLEVSEGLSNCLSSPVHEERVTLEGTEEPTEDPEEALSATNLGLSLTNGLTLGPAMNILEDSTKSKSWRAGELVEGEDIPKSLCADTEDPQLGLDGTGEPDVRDGFSATFEKILESELLRGTQYSSLDSLDVLSLTDESDSCVSFEAPLTPLIQQRARDSPEPGAGMGMGDMGPEGDMGAAGGDGELGSPLRRSISSSRSENVLSRLSLTTVPNGFHEDGPQGPGGDEEDDEEDTDKLLNSASDPSLKDGLSDSDSELSSSEGLEPGSTDPLANGCQGVSEAARRLARRLYHLEGFQRCDVARQLGKNNEFSRLVAGEYLSFFDFSGLTLDRALRTFLKAFPLMGETQERERVLTHFSRRYCQCNPDESTSEDGIHTLTCALMLLNTDLHGHVNIGKKMSCQQFIANLDQLNDGQDFAKDLLKTLYNSIKNEKLEWAIDEDELRKSLSELVDDKFGTGTKKVTRILDGGNPFLDIPQALSATTYKHGVLTRKTHADMDGKRTPRGRRGWKKFYAVLKGTILYLQKDEYRPDKALSEGDLKNAIRVHHALATRASDYSKKSNVLKLKTADWRVFLFQAPSKEEMLSWILRINLVAAIFSAPAFPAAVSSMKKFCRPLLPSCTTRLCQEEQLRSHENKLRQVTAELAEHRCHPVERGLKSKEAEEYRLKEHYLTFEKSRYETYIHLLVVKIKVGSDDLERIEARLATLEGDDPSLRKTHSSPALSQGHGPVTGNKATQDAPGSDT; encoded by the exons ATGGAAGCAGCAGCTGCCATGGATGAGGATAAGCTCCCATCCACACTGCCGGAGGAAGGCAGTGCCACCTGGGACCCCAGCCTGGCATCTGAGGAGGAGCCTGGGGTCCAGAATGGACTGGAAGTCAGTGAGGGACTGAGCAACTGCCTCAGCAGCCCAGTGCACGAGGAAAGAGTCACCCTGGAGGGCACCGAGGAGCCCACAGAGGACCCAGAGGAGGCCCTCTCTGCCACCAACCTGGGCCTCTCCCTCACCAATGGCCTAACCCTGGGACCAGCCATGAACATTCTAGAAGATTCAACAAAGTCCAAGTCCTGGAGGGCTGGTGAGCTGGTAGAGGGGGAGGATATCCCCAAGAGCCTCTGTGCAGACACTGAGGATCCTCAGCTGGG GCTGGATGGCACCGGGGAGCCAGATGTGCGGGATGGCTTCAGTGCCACCTTTGAGAAGATTCTAGAGTCAGAGCTGCTGCGGGGCACCCAGTACAGCAGCCTGGACTCCCTGGATGTGCTGAGCCTCACAGATGAGAGTGACAGCTGCGTCAGCTTCGAGGCCCCCCTCACACCCCTCATCCAGCAGAGGGCCCGTGATAGCCCTGAGCCAGGAGCTGGGATGGGCATGGGGGACATGGGGCCTGAGGGAGACATGGGGGCAGCCGGTGGCGATGGGGAGCTGGGTAGCCCCCTGCGGCGCTCCATCTCTAGCAGCCGTTCAGAGAACGTCCTGAGCCGCCTGTCTCTCACCACGGTGCCCAATGGATTCCATGAAGACGGGCCCCAGGGTCCAGGTGGGGATGAGGAGGATGACGAGGAAGACACGGACAAGTTGCTGAACTCAGCCAG TGACCCTAGCCTGAAAGATGGCCTGTCAGACTCGGACTCAGAGCTGAGCAGCTCGGAGGGGCTGGAGCCTGGCAGCACAGACCCACTGGCCAACGGGTGCCAGGGGGTCAGTGAAGCAGCTCGCCGACTGGCCCGCCGCCTCTACCACCTCGAGGGCTTCCAGCGTTGTGATGTGGCCCGGCAGCTGGGCAAGAA CAACGAGTTCAGCAGGCTGGTGGCTGGGGAGTACCTCAGTTTCTTCGACTTCTCAGGCCTCACTTTGGACCGAGCACTCAG AACCTTCCTGAAGGCATTCCCACTGATGGGAGAAACACAGGAGCGTGAGCGGGTCCTGACGCACTTCTCCCGCCGGTATTGCCAGTGCAACCCTGATGAAAGTACCTCAGAAG ATGGGATCCACACGCTCACCTGTGCTCTGATGCTGCTCAACACGGACCTGCACGGACACGT GAATATTGGCAAGAAGATGTCCTGCCAACAATTCATCGCCAACTTGGATCAGCTGAATGATGGCCAAGACTTTGCCAAAGACCTGCTGAAG ACCCTTTACAACTCCATCAAGAATGAAAAGCTGGAATGGGCCAT TGATGAAGATGAGCTGAGGAAATCCCTGTCTGAGCTGGTGGATGACAAGTTTGGGACAGGCACGAAGAAGGTGACCCGGATCCTGGATGGTGGCAACCCCTTTCTGGATATCCCACAGGCTCTCAGCGCCACCACCTACAAGCATGGTGTGCTGACCCGGAAGACTCATGCTGACATGGATGGCAAGAGGA CACCCCGTGGGAGGCGTGGCTGGAAGAAATTCTACGCGGTGCTTAAAGGGACCATCCTGTACCTGCAGAAG GATGAGTATAGGCCCGACAAGGCTCTGTCAGAGGGTGACTTGAAGAACGCCATTCGTGTGCATCATGCTCTGGCCACCAGGGCCTCTGACTACAGCAAGAAGTCCAATGTGCTCAAACTGAAGACCGCAGACTGGAGGGTCTTCCTTTTCCAGGCACC GAGCAAAGAAGAAATGCTGTCCTGGATCCTGCGGATCAACCTGGTGGCTGCCATCTTCTCAGCCCCAGCCTTTCCAGCAGCGGTCAGCTCCATGAAGAAGTTCTGTCGGCCCTTGCTGCCCTCCTGCACCACTCGCCTCTGCCAG GAGGAACAACTGCGGTCTCATGAGAACAAGTTGAGGCAGGTGACTGCAGAGTTGGCTGAGCACAGGTGCCACCCAGTGGAGAGGGGCCTCAAGTCCAAAGAGGCCGAGGAATACCGACTGAAAGAGCATTATCTCACGTTCGAG AAAAGTCGTTATGAAACCTATATTCACCTCCTGGTTGTGAAAATCAAGGTGGGCTCAGATGATCTGGAGCGAATTGAGGCTCGACTGGCCACGCTAGAAGGGGATGATCCTTCTCTACGGAAGACACACTCTAGCCCTGCCCTGAGTCAGGGTCATGGGCCTGTGACTGGCAACAAAGCCACACAGGATGCTCCTGGGTCTGATACTTAG
- the Psd2 gene encoding PH and SEC7 domain-containing protein 2 isoform X2, which produces MEAAAAMDEDKLPSTLPEEGSATWDPSLASEEEPGVQNGLEVSEGLSNCLSSPVHEERVTLEGTEEPTEDPEEALSATNLGLSLTNGLTLGPAMNILEDSTKSKSWRAGELVEGEDIPKSLCADTEDPQLGLDGTGEPDVRDGFSATFEKILESELLRGTQYSSLDSLDVLSLTDESDSCVSFEAPLTPLIQQRARDSPEPGAGMGMGDMGPEGDMGAAGGDGELGSPLRRSISSSRSENVLSRLSLTTVPNGFHEDGPQGPGGDEEDDEEDTDKLLNSASDPSLKDGLSDSDSELSSSEGLEPGSTDPLANGCQGVSEAARRLARRLYHLEGFQRCDVARQLGKNNEFSRLVAGEYLSFFDFSGLTLDRALRTFLKAFPLMGETQERERVLTHFSRRYCQCNPDESTSEDGIHTLTCALMLLNTDLHGHNIGKKMSCQQFIANLDQLNDGQDFAKDLLKTLYNSIKNEKLEWAIDEDELRKSLSELVDDKFGTGTKKVTRILDGGNPFLDIPQALSATTYKHGVLTRKTHADMDGKRTPRGRRGWKKFYAVLKGTILYLQKDEYRPDKALSEGDLKNAIRVHHALATRASDYSKKSNVLKLKTADWRVFLFQAPSKEEMLSWILRINLVAAIFSAPAFPAAVSSMKKFCRPLLPSCTTRLCQEEQLRSHENKLRQVTAELAEHRCHPVERGLKSKEAEEYRLKEHYLTFEKSRYETYIHLLVVKIKVGSDDLERIEARLATLEGDDPSLRKTHSSPALSQGHGPVTGNKATQDAPGSDT; this is translated from the exons ATGGAAGCAGCAGCTGCCATGGATGAGGATAAGCTCCCATCCACACTGCCGGAGGAAGGCAGTGCCACCTGGGACCCCAGCCTGGCATCTGAGGAGGAGCCTGGGGTCCAGAATGGACTGGAAGTCAGTGAGGGACTGAGCAACTGCCTCAGCAGCCCAGTGCACGAGGAAAGAGTCACCCTGGAGGGCACCGAGGAGCCCACAGAGGACCCAGAGGAGGCCCTCTCTGCCACCAACCTGGGCCTCTCCCTCACCAATGGCCTAACCCTGGGACCAGCCATGAACATTCTAGAAGATTCAACAAAGTCCAAGTCCTGGAGGGCTGGTGAGCTGGTAGAGGGGGAGGATATCCCCAAGAGCCTCTGTGCAGACACTGAGGATCCTCAGCTGGG GCTGGATGGCACCGGGGAGCCAGATGTGCGGGATGGCTTCAGTGCCACCTTTGAGAAGATTCTAGAGTCAGAGCTGCTGCGGGGCACCCAGTACAGCAGCCTGGACTCCCTGGATGTGCTGAGCCTCACAGATGAGAGTGACAGCTGCGTCAGCTTCGAGGCCCCCCTCACACCCCTCATCCAGCAGAGGGCCCGTGATAGCCCTGAGCCAGGAGCTGGGATGGGCATGGGGGACATGGGGCCTGAGGGAGACATGGGGGCAGCCGGTGGCGATGGGGAGCTGGGTAGCCCCCTGCGGCGCTCCATCTCTAGCAGCCGTTCAGAGAACGTCCTGAGCCGCCTGTCTCTCACCACGGTGCCCAATGGATTCCATGAAGACGGGCCCCAGGGTCCAGGTGGGGATGAGGAGGATGACGAGGAAGACACGGACAAGTTGCTGAACTCAGCCAG TGACCCTAGCCTGAAAGATGGCCTGTCAGACTCGGACTCAGAGCTGAGCAGCTCGGAGGGGCTGGAGCCTGGCAGCACAGACCCACTGGCCAACGGGTGCCAGGGGGTCAGTGAAGCAGCTCGCCGACTGGCCCGCCGCCTCTACCACCTCGAGGGCTTCCAGCGTTGTGATGTGGCCCGGCAGCTGGGCAAGAA CAACGAGTTCAGCAGGCTGGTGGCTGGGGAGTACCTCAGTTTCTTCGACTTCTCAGGCCTCACTTTGGACCGAGCACTCAG AACCTTCCTGAAGGCATTCCCACTGATGGGAGAAACACAGGAGCGTGAGCGGGTCCTGACGCACTTCTCCCGCCGGTATTGCCAGTGCAACCCTGATGAAAGTACCTCAGAAG ATGGGATCCACACGCTCACCTGTGCTCTGATGCTGCTCAACACGGACCTGCACGGACAC AATATTGGCAAGAAGATGTCCTGCCAACAATTCATCGCCAACTTGGATCAGCTGAATGATGGCCAAGACTTTGCCAAAGACCTGCTGAAG ACCCTTTACAACTCCATCAAGAATGAAAAGCTGGAATGGGCCAT TGATGAAGATGAGCTGAGGAAATCCCTGTCTGAGCTGGTGGATGACAAGTTTGGGACAGGCACGAAGAAGGTGACCCGGATCCTGGATGGTGGCAACCCCTTTCTGGATATCCCACAGGCTCTCAGCGCCACCACCTACAAGCATGGTGTGCTGACCCGGAAGACTCATGCTGACATGGATGGCAAGAGGA CACCCCGTGGGAGGCGTGGCTGGAAGAAATTCTACGCGGTGCTTAAAGGGACCATCCTGTACCTGCAGAAG GATGAGTATAGGCCCGACAAGGCTCTGTCAGAGGGTGACTTGAAGAACGCCATTCGTGTGCATCATGCTCTGGCCACCAGGGCCTCTGACTACAGCAAGAAGTCCAATGTGCTCAAACTGAAGACCGCAGACTGGAGGGTCTTCCTTTTCCAGGCACC GAGCAAAGAAGAAATGCTGTCCTGGATCCTGCGGATCAACCTGGTGGCTGCCATCTTCTCAGCCCCAGCCTTTCCAGCAGCGGTCAGCTCCATGAAGAAGTTCTGTCGGCCCTTGCTGCCCTCCTGCACCACTCGCCTCTGCCAG GAGGAACAACTGCGGTCTCATGAGAACAAGTTGAGGCAGGTGACTGCAGAGTTGGCTGAGCACAGGTGCCACCCAGTGGAGAGGGGCCTCAAGTCCAAAGAGGCCGAGGAATACCGACTGAAAGAGCATTATCTCACGTTCGAG AAAAGTCGTTATGAAACCTATATTCACCTCCTGGTTGTGAAAATCAAGGTGGGCTCAGATGATCTGGAGCGAATTGAGGCTCGACTGGCCACGCTAGAAGGGGATGATCCTTCTCTACGGAAGACACACTCTAGCCCTGCCCTGAGTCAGGGTCATGGGCCTGTGACTGGCAACAAAGCCACACAGGATGCTCCTGGGTCTGATACTTAG